DNA sequence from the Prochlorothrix hollandica PCC 9006 = CALU 1027 genome:
TAAAGTTTGGGATATAGTTTTTCAGTTATCCGAAAGGCTAAATGTTCAAGTTTTTGCAACTACTCACAGTCGAGATTGTTTAAAAGGCTTTGACAATGCCTGGAATAAATATCCTGAACTCGGTACTTTCTTCAGGCTTGATGCGAAGGATGACCTGATTAAAGCAACAGAGTATACATCTGAAACTCTTACTGATGCGATCGACATGGATGTTGAGGTTCGATGAGCAGAATGAGCGATGTTTGCAAGCAAGATACAGATAAAGTTTTACTAGTGGAGGGAGATAATGATTGTCATGTAGTCCTGTCCTTATGCGCAGCCCATACTGTTCCTGAAAACTTTGGAATATATCAATGCGGCTCTGATATCCAAGTTCTAAAGCGGCTGAACGCTTTGATTAGTCGTCCTGAGCCTCCGCAAGTAATTGGAATTATGCTTGATGCTGATAAGTCTTTGGAAGTAAGATGGAGTAACATACAAAGTAAGTTGAGTCATTACAACTATACATTTCCAATGACTCCTGACCCTGATGGGACAGTAATTAAAAGCCTATCAAATCAGCCTAAACTAGGTTTCTGGCTAATGCCAAATAATCAAATTCCTGGGATGTTAGAGGATTTCTGTGCAGAACTTGCAGAGCCAGAATCTTTGAGTTTTGCCCAAGAATGCGTAGAGCAAGCAAAGGTAAAAGGATTGTCAACTTTCAAGGAAGTTCATCGTAGCAAAGCTGTAATACATACTTATTTGGCTTGGCATGATCAACCTGGTTATCCACTAGGGAGAGCAATTACAAGACAAGCCTTACGCCCCCATAGTGATATTGCTGTAAAATTTACAAATTGGCTAAGCTGTCTCTTTACTTAGCACTGGTGTCGCAACACCTAACACTGTGTTGGTGCGGACGGTACAGAGAGTATCGGTGGGAGTTTTGAGGTTATCTGCCGCCGCACAACTTCACCGTTATGCTGCAAGGCATCGATCGAGACCGTTCTTGGAGCGTTGGACCGACCCGTTGCACCGACCAATAATGCGCTCCGGGTCTCGATCGCCTACGAGGCTTGTTGCTGTTTCAACTGTTCCACTTCCTCCAGCAACTCATCAAAGTACCAGTAGGGTGCGTTAGCATCGCGTAACGCACCACCTGATTACTGGCAAAAGGGTTGTGTGACAATAAACTACTGCTTGACCCGTAACTATTCAGGGGCTGACTGACTGACACAAGTCCCTGAAGCCTAGCGTGGAGGGGGTTTTCAAAAGAGGGAAAGTCCTGACTGGCTGACAGATCTGTCAGGGGAAATTCTCAAGTTGACTAACTTGACATTCACTTGAAATAGATAACCTCTTTAGAATTTTCTTGATAGTCAAATCTTTCAGCCATTGCTGTATGGCTTCTACTTGTTTCAACTCTGTTGGTAATAGTTCTTGATAAATAGATAGTTCCTGAGAGAATAATATTTCTTTGAAGTATTTTGTATAATTCTCAGGATCCGTAGATATTTTATTCCATTCAATGGGTGTAGTCGTAGTAATTACGATATCATTGAAGCCAGAATTTTTCAAGTTAAGGGAAGTCGCTAAAACATAATTTACTAGTGACCCTGCGAATGTATAGTAATGTATATGAGAGTTCTTAAAAAACATGGGGACTTGATTATAGCTAGTCTCTTTTCTGAAAATTTCAACTAATTGAAAAATATCATTCCTTAGACTCTTTTCAATAATTTTCAGATCTAATTTACAATTATGAATCATTTCCCATATATGATGGAATATGAATGTTTCCCTGATCAAGGATGACGAATAATTGTAAGATAAGTTAGTGGCGCAATCTTGGAATTTAGATGGGGTTACTTCAATATGGCTTTTAGATATTTTTTTGATCTTCCACTGAGTTCCGGCAAATCTAATAACTTCGTTTATCGATAACTTAAATATATTCTCCATGGGTACCTCACCTATAACTTTACTACTATGTTTAATCTCAACAGTTTGTGTACTTAGTGCAAAATTTCCATAAATCAAACGCTGATCCTTAAGGAAATATAAATTCCTTCCGGCTCCATACTGGTTTTTAAATCCATGCTTAACTAGATACTCTTGTTCAGTAGAAGCATCTAATATCTTTTCTAAGATATCTCGACTTAAGTAGTCTTGGCTGTCAAAAATCTCCAAAAAATCTTTGACTTTTGTATATTGACCATTTTTTCCTAGGAGAACACTAAAACACTGCTGGTTGATAGCACCAAAAAGTTCATACGGTTCATAAATTGGCAGCTTACCATGTTTAGCAGCATCAATAAAGGCCATAAATAGTAAACAGTCTATGAGTTTAGTTTCTTGTTTTGTGATAAGACAGATGACGTTAGTTTTATTCTCACGGCGATTACTTCTGCCGATTCTCTGTAGAAATGAGTCAATTCGATATGGTGGATCCCAAAGAATCACGGCATCAATATCACCTATATCAATTCCCAATTCTAATGTATTAGTTGCAATACAGACAGAGTTGGCAGATGTATTAGAAAAACGATTCTCAATATCTAGGCGAATATCTTTTGACAAAGAGGAATAATGTGTGAAAATACCTGGCTCTAAGTATTTATCTTTTCTTAAAACGTCCGCTAGGATCTCACATTTTTTCCGAGAATTAACAAAAATCAAGAACTTTGTTTTCTTGCGACCTTTAAATAGTTGCTGAATAAAAGGAAGTAATTCCTGCGAATTATATAAGTATCGAATATGTGAATCAATGGGGCGACTCGTAGGAAAAGATAAAATTTTCACTTCACTACTCTGGCTAAAGAAAACTTTAGAAATCCCATCAAAGCTCCCAATCGTTGCTGATAAAGCTACACGTTGTAGGTTATGATTAATTTTAGATTCTAAGCGCTTTGCTAAAACTGATAATTGCATTCCTCTTTGGGTATTATAAAGTAAGTGAATTTCATCAAAAACTAAGCATTTTATGTTGTCTAAAGTTTGATCGTTTCTGATTAAAATAACTTCTAGAGACTCTGGAGTTGTAATTAGAATATGAGGTTTAATCGACTGTTTCAAGTCATCTCGATCTCCGTGCCTCACCCCAACCTTGATACCTAGAGAAGATAGTTTATGGCTCAGTCTTTTTTCTAAATCATTAACAAGAGCCTTGGTGGGGGAAATGTATAGAAGAATAAGAACATTTTTCTGAACCGCTTGTTTCCAGTAGCGACTGACAAGAGGAGCCATCACTGCTTCAGTTTTCCCCGACCCAGTACCGGATGCTAAGATTACATTCTCTTCGTTCAATAAGGGTTTAATAACTGCTTCTTGGATTGGTCGCAGTGACTTAAAACTGCCATAGAAGGCTGTTGCTACTCTAGAGTCTAATAGGTGTGATGCTGTTGGATTATTCATCATTAGTCCTCTTCTTCTAATAAGTTATCTAGACATTGAACAATAGCACAGATTGTCTGTCTGGCACGGTTTTGAACTGCTAAATATGCTTTTTCATTAATGACCATTTCTATAGCCCCAGAGACCGCACTACTATAAACATCCCAGTCATAAGCTTTGCCATGAAAATCTTTAATTTTATTAGCTAGTTCTCTCAGATCTTCAACCTCTAAAGGACTCATTTCAAAGGTTTTAAGGTCGTCAAACAAGCTATAATTATGATGCCATCGTCCTTTAGAATGAAGCAATAATTTACACTTATCAATAAAACCAGGAGTTACTGCAAAGAAGCTTAGTCCCTTAAAAATTTGGTTGTCAAAAAAATTAAACAAGTTATCAAAAGCAGCTTGCTGATATCTAATATCTCTTAAATTGTAGATGATATCTTCAAATTCATCAAAGAGTATTACTAAGCCTCGTAGCCCTGATGCAACGGCTAAGGTATCCAGATCCTGGAGTGCATACCAGCACTGTTCATAGTCGTTAATTTTCCAGTTTAGTATTGTTGATGATGTGTGTTGCCGCCAGCGCAATGGAGCAAAAATATCTAATGGATTAGAATACGAAATACTTCCTTTTGTAAGTAGCTCTCTTTCAATATCACGTTTCCTATAAGAGCCACGCTGGTATAGCCAGTCTATAACAATATCCTCATTAATTTTTTCACTGTTCCATGCTCTTAAAGCAAGAAAAAGAGGCGGAGAGTCAATAAATTTATGTGGATAATTCCATTTACCACTATTACTTATTGCCTGCCAGGTTTTATTAGCAGAATAAGTACTAAGAACCCAATCGAAAAATACCCCGATACCTTTCTTGTCATCTTGAGAAGATTCTGGTACTTCTAAATTCCGAAAAATCTCGCCTGTTATTTGATCCATACGATTAAATCGAATACCCGACTGGGAATCTAGTGTCACAGAGCTAACTGCATAGTTTTGATCTAATGCAGTCTCTCGAATAAAACGAATCAGGTGACTTTTTCCGGATCCATAGTTAGCCTTTAATAGGAGAGCTTTATCAGTATGATCTTTTAGAATCTTTCTGAGTTCTGCAATCTCTGTTTGACGACCAACTGTAAAGTAGTCAATGTAACCTTCTGGTGGTATTCCATATCGTAATGACTCTATTACTTGTCTAGGGTTAGCATTCATAATTTATTCATCCTTAATCGTAGCCATTACACTTATATAAACTTCTTCTACGTCTCGTTCTTCCCCTTCCATACAATCATCAAAGTAGGCAATCAGACTTGCAACCATAACACGCCAGAAATTCACTCCTGAAAACTCTGAGTGTTCTGAATGCAATCTACTTACAAATTCTTTGACTTTAGACTCTGAAGGTAATTCGTCTGAGTCATCTGGATAAGCAGCAGTATAAATATCGAGAATTTTACTTGCAGCTACTTGGTAGTCAGAGAGATTAACTTCATTAGCATCGAGGTTCCACACTTTCTTCAGGGCACGAGGTGGTTGTTGTTCTGGCTGCCCAAGTCGAGCAGCCAAGGCACCATACTGTTGAATACCATGTTTTGGGTCATTATAGAAATCAGGGGTTGTCGCATAAATTAAGAATAGTCCTGGAAGCTGCTCAATATTATTGATTAAGGCCAGTAAGTTATTCTGAGCATTTTTGAGGGCACTTTTACTCATGACTGAGTAGGACTGCTCAGCTTCATCAAATAAGATGACGAGACCTTTATAGCCTGAAAGCTTTACAAAGTTTCCCAAAGATTGCAACATAAGTTTAGAATTTTCTTTGTTGATAATCTTCGCAATTTGGAATCCTTTATATTGAGAGATTTTGCCTTCACCGATAAACCACTGTAGAATCTCAGCTCTTCTTTGGTCTTGATTACCTCCTACTGAATCTGGTAAAAATGTAGACCAATAAGCAGCAATCATTTTTCTGAAGTCAATGTCAATACTCTGGTCAGCCATGAGCTTATCTTTTGCCATGACATATTCCTCATGGGTAACGACTGATTTAGATATGCTCTTACCATTGGCAAGATAGTTGAGTGACTCACTTAAAAGGTAGCGATATGAGTAGACGCTTGAATCTTGATTTTGAGAGTATGAGGTAGGTGTTGCAATCTTCCTGACAATTTCAGCAAATACCTGCTCAAACTTATTAAGTGCAGCACTATCGGCTGTAAGTTGAACATTAGAGATAAGACATCCTTCTTCAAAGGCTAGTTCTCTGACTAGACTAAAAAAATGAGTTTTTCCAGATCCCCATGAACCGCTGATAAATCGAATAATACCTTTATTTCCTAGCCCCTTTAGGTGAAACTTTTTAATGCCCTTGAGAAGCTTTTCATTACCTACAGAAAAGTAATTGACCCCGTGAATAGGCGGCATGCCTTTTCGTAAAGATTCAATGATTTGTTCAGCGTCTTCTTGTTTAATCGGCTCTCTGGGAATGAGGCCGTATAGTGTATAATAGGTTACGTCTTGAGTGAAGTCAGCTTATGTTCCTTTCTTTAAATCAAATCATTAAGATTCCTGGCTGGGAAGTATGGAATACCAACATAGAGAGTGACCGTATTACCTTTTTGCTAAGGTATTTGAACGAGATAGAGGTTTGTCATTTTTGTGGCTCGAAACAGATTTCCGTCCATAAAATCCGCAAAGTATCAGTAAGAGACTTAGAGTTTTTAGACAAGAAAACCTTTTTAGAATTAGAGAGACACCAATACTACTGCAATGAGTGTCGTAAATATTTTACTGAATCGTCCAGCGACATCGACTTTCAACGCGGAATGACAGAAAGATACAAAAATACAATCTTTGAGAAAATTAAAAATTCAACGATTACCCATGTTGCTCAAGAAGAAGGTTTAACTTACGATCAAGTAAAAGGTATTTTAGAATCAAAATTTAATGGAAGCAACAATCTGAATTGCAATATCAATAAAATAAGTATAGATGAGTTCAGTCACCGTAAAGGTCAGGGAAACTTTGCGACAGTGATTTGTGATTTAGAAACAGCAAATCTCATCGAAGTGATTGACTCTCACCAACAGGATAAAATCATCGAAATCCTTATGGAGTGGCCGTTAGAGGTAAGAGAGGCTATTACAGAGGTTAGTGTAGATATGTGGGGCGGATTTACAAAAGTCATCCAAACTGTGTTCCCAAATGCACGTATTGTATATGATCGTTTTCATGTCATGAAAATCTTGAATGAAGAACTTAATAAAATACGAAAACAGTGTAATTCGGTGCTTAAAGATCTCAAAATAAAGCATATCCGTAGCCTTATTCTAAAAAACGGAACAGATCTTAATGACGAAGAAAAAAAGCTCCTAGAAATCATCCTGAAATCCTCTGAAAGGCTAAGCAATGCCTATCAGCTAAAGGAAGATTTTCGTCAAATCTATGAAACAGATCAAGAACCTGAAGTGGCTAAAGTTAAATTAGAAGAATGGTTAGCCAAAGCATCCAAATTTTATAGTCAAGTAATCACGACAATCAAAAATCATTTTGATGGAATCTGTAATTACTTTTATAACCGTACAACTAGCGGTAAAATGGAGGGAATTAATAACAAAATAAAGGTTATCAAGCGTCAAGCTTATGGATTCACAAACTTTGATCATCTGAGAATGAGACTCCTCATAGCCTGTTCTCATTAGTTTTACTTATCAGCCTCATTCCCAGAGAGCCGTTTAATCATGACATTTCCTGAAAAGTAAAAATCCGACATATCCTCGATTATTCTCAGTAATAGGCAGTACCCCATCTTTAGTATTTTTTGTTTGCTGTAAGTCAAGTTGGAAGCCATCTATTTTAGTCTGCCCTTCCTTGAGGATTTGAGAAAGAGCAACTACAAACTCATCTGCTTGATACTTATCACTATCTTTCCTTTTTGCTAAGCTGTCAATCACAAAACGAATTGGTATGCTGTCGCCATCTTTTTTATGGTACGCTTTAACAGACTTTAAGTACTCTTGTCGTAGCAACTTAAGGAAAACTGCATCATTTTTAGCTTTATCAAAGACTCGCTTGCGGTGTCTTTGTAGACATTCAATGATCGCAGGAATATCCGCAGGTATACCCTCTAACTTACCTGCCTCATAATTAGAGACATAGGCCATCTTTTTAGTTTCATCTAGCTTTACCTCAAAAAAACGATTATCAAAAGTATACTTGGGATGACGACTATCAGAGTCAATTTTTAAGTTTTCATTTTGACAAGCTTGACTAAAGGCTGTAGGAAAACGAATATTCAAAGGCATTAGCTTGTTAGCCTCTGCTTCAGCAATCTCGAATATCTTTAGAATATCTATACAAGCTGAATGACATGACTGCTGTGCCCGATGTATGAGATCAGCTTGTTTAGTCCGTAGTTCTAAAATATGAAGATAGTAACTCCTTTGAGCATAGGTTGATAGAGCAGTTGCCAATTTACAAATGGCTTTTGCATCCTTCAGTTGAGACTCTAGCTTGTCAACTTCTTGACTTGCTAAGGTTTGTATTTTCTCAGCACTTAGTCTGAGAGTTTTAGATATAGACATAATGAACCTTCATTGACCTTCAAAAGCATTCATGAGTTCTTCAGGAAGAAGTAAATAAAAATCATCAGAAACCGTAAATTCGCCAGAACAGAGGCCAAATAGTCTTGCTTATTTCTAGATTGAGATCGATCGCGGTTCAGCGATCGTCGGATTTGACTAATAAATCTCACGACGATGACCAATTTTGATAACTAACACAACACAACGATCGTCCTCAATTCGATAAATAATCCGATAGTCCCCAACTCGTATCCGAAAGCGCCCCTCTCCATTTTTCAGCTTCTTAGTATCTAGAGGATAGGGATCCTCCGCCAATGTTTCAATTTTGGCTCCTATGCGACGCTGAACATCCTTGGTAAGTTTAAGAAGCTCCTTCCGTGCAGTTTTCAAAAACTCGATCGAACAACGCTTCACAAATTTAGCTCCTGCTTCACTTGCTCCCAAGACACCCGCTCTTGATTTTCTGGATCAGATTCTGCTAAAACCGCGTCCCGCACATCTAGCAAATCTTCCAACTCATCGGCATCAATGATGGCTAACTTGCCCTGACTGATGCCAGACAAAAACTCCTCCATCGATAAATTAAAGTGCTGAGCCAGGGTTTCCAGACCCGCCAGAATGTCTTGAGAAATGGATAAAGGACTCATGAAACACTCCTACTTGGCTTGAGCTTCAGTTAACCTCGAAATTTCCCGACCCCGCGCCAGCCTCCTCAGTCACAGTGCGATCGCCGATCCTGTAGGGTGCGTTAGCATAGGATTGTCGCACTTCGGGTTATGTTAACCCTCGATCGGAGGGCTGAAACGCACTAACTTCGTACCCCCCCTGAACGGTTACCGATCGCCTACGAGGCTTGTTGCTGTTTCAACTGTTCCACTTCCTCCAGCAACTCATCAAAGTCTTCCTCAGACAATCGGTTTACATAGTTGACTTTGACCTCCTCTAATAAGTCGGTGATCAAAGATTGTAATTCCGTGAGGGTTTCCTGGCTCTGGAGCGCTTCCGCAAAGGCGTTGCGAAAGTGGCGGGACAGTTGATCGGTAATTTGCCCCAGGGCTGGATCGTCCAGGGTCAGAGCATTGTAAGTGCCTTGGGAAACTTGGGTGAGCATCTGGGACACTTGGCCCACCAGTTGTTGGGTCAGTTGGCGGGGTAACGTCGCCATGCCCGGTAGCCGCACCATCGCTTGGTAAATGGGGGTCTTCTCAATGGCCAGTTCCGCGTTGCGGTGCAGAAAGGCCGCGATATCCGGTTGCAGCCGGGGTAAGACCTGATAAACCATCAATTCCGCCAAACGCCGGGAAATAACTTCAACCTCGTTGGTATTGTTGAGGTCGATGTATTCCCGCTGGGCTGAGGTGGTCAGCCAGGTGGTGATTTCGCCCCGTTGGACAGAGCTTTGGATTTGGTTAATGACCTGGAGGGCAATGACTTCCACGAGTTCCCCGGCGAAGGTGGCCACAAAGCCCCGGCTAAATTGGGAGCGAATGGTTTCCATATTGACGAGACCAGAACTTTGGAGGCGGATGCCCACGGGGATGACCCGAAGCCAGCGGAAGACGGGCACCAGTAAAAACAGGTCATACCAACGCCAGAGGAGGGCTTCCCGCCAGGATAGGCTGGTGTAGCGTCGCTTAATCAGAAAGGTGCGGGCCAAGAGTTCTGTGGCAAAGAAGATTTGGAACCAGATATCGATTTTCCAGAAGGAATCGACAAAGATGCCGTCTTGGTCAATGGAGCGCACATAGTTAGATTTTTCGATCCGGGGGCGCACGCTGTCTTCAAACCAGGCTAGGGGGGTCTGGTCTCCGGGGTCCGGTACGGTGGCTAAATACTCCACAGTCCAAAACCGCCGCATGGCTTCCTCGGAGGAGGATTCTTGGAGCCGTCCCCGCACCTGATTTTTGATGGTTTCGAGGGTGCCCACGCGATCGGCCAACAGAAAGGGATCCTCGGCTAACAGTTGCAGGCTCAGGGTTTGGAGCACTTGGACTTGTTGCGCGGCCTCTGGGGATTTCAGCCCTGTATCCCGGATTTGCAGCCTCAGTTTATCGAATTCATCCAGGTACCGTTGGGTATCGTCGTTGCGGGTGATCCCTTTCATGGGGTCATAGGCCAACATGAAACGGGGAGCGGGGACTTTCCATTCCACCAGGGGGAGATCGCCGCTTAAAAAAAAGTCCCGCAGGGGCAGATAGCTCAGGTCAAAAAACACCAGACCCAAGTTAGCAGCGGCCAGGGTCGCGGTGATCCCGTCCATAATTTGCAAAAAGCGCGGTTTCTTTTTTCTCATGTTTGGGGATGCTGTGGACTGCGGGAGAAGAACGGGAAAGCCAAGGCTTGGTGACACAGGGCAGGTAAGGGGCTTGTGGTTCAGCGCAGGCGGGAACCCTCTGGAACCCTCTGGAACCCTCTGGGGCTGCTGGCTAGGGAGACTGAAGTTTGAGTTTTTTGGGGTGGTGGTTTTTTGGTGGTTTAAACACGGTACCTACTGCTAACGGTACCCTACTGCAAATAGAGTAGGCCAAAAATAGAGTAGGCCAAAAATAGAGTAGGCTAAGTTCCCCCTCTGTAGCAGTGACCTCTCTGCTGGCGATCGTGGTTTCCTGCTGACCTGCTCCCATCCTGCCTCAACCGACTCAGCCCAGGGGCGTTGACTCCATGGCCTAGACTCCATGACCTAGACTCCATGACCTAGACTCCATGACCCAGACTCCATGGCCTAGACAGGTTACCCCCCCACGCTCTACAGTGGCGACTGTTGCTTAAAAACCGTTCCCCCTTAGAAATTCAGCATGGTTGCAGTCGCCATTCTCGCCGCCGGTAAAGGAACTCGCATGAAGTCGGGTCTTCCCAAGGTTTTGCATCAACTGGGGGGCCGATCTCTGGTGGAATGGGTCATCCGCAGCATTGAACCCCTCCCCATCAGCCACACCTTTGTGATTGTGGGTTATCAAGCTGAGTCCGTGCAGATAGCCCTCCAGGACTATCCCCACCTCACCTTTGTGCAACAGCAGCAGCAATTGGGAACGGGCCATGCCGTGCAGCAGGTGATGCCCTATCTGGAGGGGTTTGAGGGGGAATTGCTGGTGCTAAACGGGGACGTGCCCCTGTTGCGCACCGAGACCCTGGAGCAGTTGCTGGAGACCCATAGAACCGAAAGCAACCAGGCCACCCTCCTCACGGCCCAGGCTCCTGATCCCCAGGGCTATGGTCGCGTTTTTTGTGACAGTAACAACCGTCTCACCCAAATTATTGAACACCGGGACTGTACCCCCGCCCAGCGCCAGAATCACCGCATTAATGCGGGGGTCTATTGTTTTTCCTGGCCTGCCCTGGCCCAAGCTCTGCCCCGCCTCACCAGCGCCAATGATCAGCAGGAATATTACCTGACGGATGTGGTCAACCACCTTAGCCCCATTACGGCCTTGGATGTGGAGGATTTCCACGAAACCTTGGGCATTAACGATCGCCGACAACTGGCGGAAGCCTATGAGGTGCTGCAAACCCGCATCAAGGATCGATGGATGATGGCGGGGGTGACCCTCATTGATCCCGATAGCATTACCCTGGATGACGCGGTGGACTTGGGGGCTGATGTGGTCATTGAACCCCAAACCCATCTGCGGGGCCGGACTGCCATCGGTGCGGGCTGTCGCATTGGTCCCAATAGCTTGATTGAAAATAGTCAGGTGGGGGCGGGCAGCACGGTGTTGTATTCCGTCCTCACCGATAGTCAGGTGGGGGAACAGTGCCGGGTGGGTCCCTTTGCCCATTTGCGGGGGGAGGCCCAGGTGGGCGATCGCTGTCGGGTGGGCAATTTTGTGGAAATCAAGAAATCCCAGGTGGGCGATCGCTCCAATGTTGCCCATTTGTCCTATCTAGGGGATGCCACCTTGGGTCAGGCGGTCAATGTGGGGGCGGGCACTATTACCGCCAATTACGACGGTGTGCATAAGCACCCCACGGTCATTGGCGATGGCACTAAGGTGGGGGCCAATAGTGTGCTGGTGGCTCCCCTGACGGTGGGCAGTGGGGTGACGATCGCCGCTGGATCCACCATTACGGAGGATGTGCCCGATGGAGCTTTGGCCCTGGGTCGCAGTCGTCAGGTGGTGAAGCCGGACTGGACACCGCGATCGATCCAATCCCCCACCCCATAAAGTCTCTGTTTTGGTTCCCCTCCCCGGTGCGCGTTGCCCATGGCTCCAACCCCTAGTCCCGCCAGTATTCTCGCCTTTTTAGTCAAGGTTTTCGGCCTATCCCTGGGGCTATCGCTGCTGATTAAGTACGGGGGTCCACTGTTGCCCCTGCCGGCCACCTCTGGGGTGGCTTTGGCCATGGTTCTGGCCTTACCCCTGACTATGACCGCTGTGTTGAGCTGGCAGCGCTGGCGGCAACGGCCTTAGATTTTGGATGACAGGGTGCATCCCGTTGGGGCGGCCCTCACCCTAAATCCCTATCCCAGAACGGGATAGGGACTTGAACGGTCTGGCTCCCCGTCTCCCGCCCTGGGAGAAGGGGCTGGGGGATGAGGGAAGAGCAAGTTGCCCAACTGACTCCCACCCGGTTAAACCAGCCTAAACCAGCAGCACCCCAGGGCGATCGTCCGGCATCAGTTGCACCATCCCCACCAGGGCACTGGCACCATAGCCCCCCTGCCGCAGGTGCCGTAAACAGGATTGAGCCTGATCCAAGGGCACCGCCGCCAGCAGTCCCCCCGCCGTTTGGGGGTCGCACAATAGCCCTTGGAGGGGGAGAGACGGCGCGATCGATCGGGGATCCAGCCATTGCAAAGCCTGGGCATTTTGGGGGTGGAGGGAACTAAAAATACCCCGGTTCCAGGTGTCTTTGGCTCCCGGTAACCGAGGAATGGCACTGGACTCTAGGCGCACCGAGACCCCGGAGGCCCGCACCATTTCCACCACATGGCCCAGGAGTCCAAAGCCCGTAATGTCGGTGCAGGCGGTGGTGCCGTGGTGGCGAAAAATGTCTAGGGCTGGGGCATTGGACTGCACCATGGCAGCGATCGCCCCATCCACCCAGTAGCCCTTAACCCGTCCCTGCATTGCCCCCGCCATCAGGGTCCCGGTGCCCAAGGGCTTGGTTAGAATCAGCACCTGTCCCGGCTTCAGCCCCCCCTTAGACCAAAGGGCATTGCGATCGCCCCAGCCGTTGCAGCTCAGCCCAAAGGCCAGCCCCTGGCCCGTGGTGGTGTGGCCCCCCACCAAGTCCACCCCCAGGGGAGCCAACACCCGCAACGCCCCCGCCAAAACCTGATAGAGGGTTTCTTCCTGGAGGGCGGGGCTGCCGGGGTTCAGGGTGACCAGGGCCAGGGCACTGTGGGGGGTGGCTCCCATGGCCAAGAGATCATTGAGGCAGTGGTTGGCGGTAATTTGGCCAAAAACAAAGGGATCGGACACCAGGGCCGGGAAAAAATCCACGGTTTGCACCAAGACTTTCCCAGGGGGGATCTGCAAGACGGCGGCATCATCGGGGCAGTCTAGCCCCACTAGGGTGTCGGGGGAGGTGGCGGGCCGTAAGTCCCGCAGCCGGTGCAGCACCCGATCGAGGCTCTGGGCACCCACCTTGGACCCACACCCGGCACAGGGGGGCGGCAGGGGAGCGGGGTTCGCGGTCCAGGGCGATCGCCGGGGGGGCGGCGGGGCAGCCATCATCCCAGGGGGCAGATCCGTAAATTGGGCCATGAACTGGAGATCGATGCGGTTTTTCCAGTACCAGAGCCACGGGGCAAACCCCAGACTCCAGATCCCCCGTGAGGCCAGGGCACGGCCTTGACCATCGCCAATCAGGGCGAGAATCTGGCGCTGGGGAATGAAGGGGCGGAGGGGTTGACCCTGGCAGAGGCGCTGCAAATTCTCAAACAGGGGTTTACCCTGGCGCACCGCAAAGACCCCCGCCTTGGGTCGGGGCTGGCCCTCCAGGCTGGCAATGTCCCCCGTTGC
Encoded proteins:
- a CDS encoding BREX system ATP-binding domain-containing protein, with protein sequence MNANPRQVIESLRYGIPPEGYIDYFTVGRQTEIAELRKILKDHTDKALLLKANYGSGKSHLIRFIRETALDQNYAVSSVTLDSQSGIRFNRMDQITGEIFRNLEVPESSQDDKKGIGVFFDWVLSTYSANKTWQAISNSGKWNYPHKFIDSPPLFLALRAWNSEKINEDIVIDWLYQRGSYRKRDIERELLTKGSISYSNPLDIFAPLRWRQHTSSTILNWKINDYEQCWYALQDLDTLAVASGLRGLVILFDEFEDIIYNLRDIRYQQAAFDNLFNFFDNQIFKGLSFFAVTPGFIDKCKLLLHSKGRWHHNYSLFDDLKTFEMSPLEVEDLRELANKIKDFHGKAYDWDVYSSAVSGAIEMVINEKAYLAVQNRARQTICAIVQCLDNLLEEED
- a CDS encoding DEAD/DEAH box helicase, whose translation is MNNPTASHLLDSRVATAFYGSFKSLRPIQEAVIKPLLNEENVILASGTGSGKTEAVMAPLVSRYWKQAVQKNVLILLYISPTKALVNDLEKRLSHKLSSLGIKVGVRHGDRDDLKQSIKPHILITTPESLEVILIRNDQTLDNIKCLVFDEIHLLYNTQRGMQLSVLAKRLESKINHNLQRVALSATIGSFDGISKVFFSQSSEVKILSFPTSRPIDSHIRYLYNSQELLPFIQQLFKGRKKTKFLIFVNSRKKCEILADVLRKDKYLEPGIFTHYSSLSKDIRLDIENRFSNTSANSVCIATNTLELGIDIGDIDAVILWDPPYRIDSFLQRIGRSNRRENKTNVICLITKQETKLIDCLLFMAFIDAAKHGKLPIYEPYELFGAINQQCFSVLLGKNGQYTKVKDFLEIFDSQDYLSRDILEKILDASTEQEYLVKHGFKNQYGAGRNLYFLKDQRLIYGNFALSTQTVEIKHSSKVIGEVPMENIFKLSINEVIRFAGTQWKIKKISKSHIEVTPSKFQDCATNLSYNYSSSLIRETFIFHHIWEMIHNCKLDLKIIEKSLRNDIFQLVEIFRKETSYNQVPMFFKNSHIHYYTFAGSLVNYVLATSLNLKNSGFNDIVITTTTPIEWNKISTDPENYTKYFKEILFSQELSIYQELLPTELKQVEAIQQWLKDLTIKKILKRLSISSECQVSQLENFP
- a CDS encoding DUF3226 domain-containing protein gives rise to the protein MSDVCKQDTDKVLLVEGDNDCHVVLSLCAAHTVPENFGIYQCGSDIQVLKRLNALISRPEPPQVIGIMLDADKSLEVRWSNIQSKLSHYNYTFPMTPDPDGTVIKSLSNQPKLGFWLMPNNQIPGMLEDFCAELAEPESLSFAQECVEQAKVKGLSTFKEVHRSKAVIHTYLAWHDQPGYPLGRAITRQALRPHSDIAVKFTNWLSCLFT
- a CDS encoding BREX system ATP-binding domain-containing protein, with product MPREPIKQEDAEQIIESLRKGMPPIHGVNYFSVGNEKLLKGIKKFHLKGLGNKGIIRFISGSWGSGKTHFFSLVRELAFEEGCLISNVQLTADSAALNKFEQVFAEIVRKIATPTSYSQNQDSSVYSYRYLLSESLNYLANGKSISKSVVTHEEYVMAKDKLMADQSIDIDFRKMIAAYWSTFLPDSVGGNQDQRRAEILQWFIGEGKISQYKGFQIAKIINKENSKLMLQSLGNFVKLSGYKGLVILFDEAEQSYSVMSKSALKNAQNNLLALINNIEQLPGLFLIYATTPDFYNDPKHGIQQYGALAARLGQPEQQPPRALKKVWNLDANEVNLSDYQVAASKILDIYTAAYPDDSDELPSESKVKEFVSRLHSEHSEFSGVNFWRVMVASLIAYFDDCMEGEERDVEEVYISVMATIKDE